In a genomic window of Sulfurisphaera tokodaii str. 7:
- a CDS encoding 2,3-bisphosphoglycerate-independent phosphoglycerate mutase yields MKQYKILFFIADGLGDRPVRKLQGKTPLEYVDKPNIRELLKNSIIGLMDPISPGVVAGSDTSHLSMFGLDPHKYYRGRGAFEAIGAGARLKASDVAFRGNFATVNNEFIVVDRRAGRKIEEADDLVKELNEKIGEIDGVKVRFYHGTEHRVAVVLSGKGLTDKVSDTDPHEVNKKVLESKPLDNSPESQFTANIINKLTRKIYEILNSSEINKIRVSKGELPANIILLRGAAEFVELPQFESYTKLKAAAVSATALIKGICEQIGMRVVTPPGATGGLDTNYLGKADAAVELLKEYDFVFLHLKATDAASHDGNVDGKVYAINKMDEMIGRILDKLGSELVIAISGDHTTPVEVKEHTGDPVPFLLYVPYDIINDVVNDFNEREARRGSLRIRGLDVINLLLNYSNRAEKYGA; encoded by the coding sequence ATGAAACAATATAAGATATTGTTTTTTATAGCAGATGGTTTAGGAGATAGGCCAGTAAGGAAACTTCAAGGTAAAACGCCATTAGAATATGTGGATAAACCTAACATAAGAGAGCTTTTAAAGAATTCAATTATAGGTCTTATGGATCCCATCTCACCAGGTGTTGTTGCGGGGAGTGATACTTCGCATCTTTCAATGTTTGGTTTAGATCCACATAAATATTATAGAGGTAGAGGAGCTTTCGAAGCTATAGGTGCTGGTGCTAGGCTCAAAGCAAGTGATGTAGCATTTAGAGGAAACTTTGCTACTGTAAATAACGAGTTTATAGTAGTTGATAGAAGAGCAGGAAGGAAAATAGAGGAAGCAGACGATTTAGTAAAAGAACTTAACGAGAAAATAGGAGAGATAGATGGAGTTAAGGTTAGGTTTTATCATGGGACAGAACATAGAGTCGCTGTAGTTTTGAGTGGTAAAGGGCTTACTGATAAAGTTAGTGACACTGATCCTCATGAAGTAAATAAAAAAGTTTTGGAGAGTAAGCCTCTGGATAATTCGCCAGAAAGCCAGTTTACTGCTAATATCATAAATAAATTAACACGTAAAATTTACGAAATTTTAAATTCATCAGAAATAAATAAAATAAGGGTAAGTAAAGGAGAGTTACCAGCTAATATAATACTACTAAGAGGCGCTGCTGAGTTTGTTGAGCTTCCTCAATTTGAAAGCTACACAAAGCTTAAAGCGGCTGCTGTATCAGCGACTGCGTTGATTAAAGGAATTTGTGAGCAGATTGGAATGAGAGTTGTCACTCCTCCAGGAGCTACAGGAGGTTTAGATACTAATTACTTAGGAAAAGCTGATGCTGCTGTAGAGTTATTAAAAGAATATGATTTTGTATTTTTGCATTTAAAGGCTACAGATGCGGCTTCACATGATGGTAATGTAGATGGAAAAGTATATGCTATTAATAAAATGGATGAGATGATTGGAAGAATATTAGATAAATTAGGAAGTGAGTTAGTTATTGCTATTAGTGGAGACCACACAACGCCAGTAGAAGTTAAGGAACATACAGGTGATCCGGTTCCATTCTTATTATACGTTCCTTATGATATAATTAATGATGTAGTAAATGATTTTAATGAAAGAGAAGCAAGAAGAGGTTCTTTAAGGATAAGGGGTCTTGATGTTATAAACTTGCTACTAAATTATTCTAACAGAGCAGAAAAATATGGCGCATGA
- a CDS encoding methionine synthase: MDELPILPTTVIGSYPRPKWLREAIRLHKAGKISDEDLQEAFDDAVVTVLHDHEIAGVDVPTDGEMRRDEMVEFFAERLAGFKFYGPVRVWGTNYYRKPSVVSKVEYIKPMLVDEFLFAKSVSYTENLKITITGPYTIAEWSYNEYYKSKKDLAFDLAKVINSEMKKLVEAGAKIIQVDEPAIHTHKNEVEWAIEAVNESIKGINVKVVMHVCYGEYSYLEPYLDKLNVDQINLALKNYNYEPVKLFKKWDREIGVGVIDVHNKRIETPEEVANDLKMLLDYFKPEMIWVNPDCGLKLLPRKIAFQKLLNMVKGTKIVREELKNKGYNSTSLKPLVNR, translated from the coding sequence ATGGATGAATTACCAATTCTTCCAACAACAGTTATAGGTAGTTATCCTAGACCGAAATGGTTAAGAGAAGCAATACGATTACATAAAGCCGGAAAAATTTCTGATGAAGATTTACAAGAAGCTTTTGATGATGCAGTAGTTACAGTATTACATGATCACGAGATAGCTGGAGTTGATGTACCCACTGATGGAGAAATGAGAAGAGATGAAATGGTAGAATTTTTCGCAGAAAGATTAGCCGGATTTAAATTCTATGGACCAGTTAGAGTATGGGGGACTAATTATTATAGAAAACCATCCGTAGTAAGCAAAGTTGAGTATATTAAGCCTATGCTAGTTGATGAATTTTTGTTCGCTAAATCTGTATCCTATACTGAAAATCTAAAGATTACTATCACCGGACCATACACAATAGCTGAATGGTCATATAATGAATACTATAAAAGTAAAAAGGACTTAGCGTTTGATCTGGCTAAGGTAATTAATAGTGAAATGAAAAAGTTAGTAGAAGCTGGTGCAAAAATTATTCAAGTAGATGAACCAGCTATCCATACTCATAAAAATGAAGTTGAATGGGCTATAGAAGCTGTAAATGAGTCCATAAAGGGAATTAACGTTAAAGTTGTAATGCATGTATGTTATGGCGAATATAGTTATTTAGAGCCTTACTTAGATAAATTAAATGTTGATCAAATTAATTTGGCATTAAAGAATTATAACTATGAACCAGTAAAACTGTTTAAAAAATGGGATAGAGAAATTGGAGTAGGAGTTATAGATGTTCATAATAAAAGAATAGAAACACCAGAGGAAGTTGCCAATGACTTAAAAATGTTACTAGATTACTTTAAACCAGAAATGATATGGGTAAATCCAGATTGTGGATTAAAGCTTTTACCGAGAAAAATTGCATTCCAAAAACTACTCAACATGGTTAAGGGAACGAAAATTGTAAGAGAAGAACTTAAAAATAAAGGTTATAATAGTACTTCACTAAAGCCTTTGGTAAATAGGTGA
- a CDS encoding GTP-dependent dephospho-CoA kinase family protein — translation MPDSIKKELTRPYGFLFTNNDIFINFILEKKNNRLITVGDVVTSTLYDRNIIPFLSIIDGKTKRQIKVKTVNENVIKVKNEKSTIRFSVMKIIKNLLDKNERATILVDGEEDLLVIPVVIFGRNNDIIVYGQPNAGAVVIINNHFVKIRVKQILEKFYVKKC, via the coding sequence ATGCCAGACTCTATAAAAAAGGAATTAACAAGACCTTATGGTTTTTTATTTACAAATAATGATATCTTTATAAATTTTATACTTGAGAAGAAAAATAATAGATTAATTACAGTAGGTGATGTTGTCACATCGACGTTATATGATCGCAATATAATTCCTTTTTTATCAATAATAGATGGAAAAACGAAAAGGCAAATAAAAGTTAAAACTGTTAACGAAAATGTTATTAAAGTAAAAAATGAAAAATCAACCATTAGATTTTCTGTAATGAAAATTATTAAAAATTTATTAGACAAAAACGAGAGGGCAACAATCTTAGTTGACGGGGAAGAGGACTTACTAGTTATACCAGTAGTTATCTTTGGTAGAAATAACGATATTATTGTTTACGGACAGCCTAATGCTGGTGCAGTAGTTATAATAAATAATCATTTTGTAAAAATAAGAGTAAAACAAATACTAGAAAAATTTTATGTAAAAAAATGCTAA
- a CDS encoding 5-methyltetrahydropteroyltriglutamate--homocysteine methyltransferase — protein sequence MRIETALIGSYPKPVRIAKIISKKNNGKISEEKYLEQIFNFMSNFFEMMKSFNVDFTTDSMIEWDDIADLTYSFLTNVKKGSLTRFFDNNFYYRQIVINEKLKYKEDNTYIKYFEKAKELSKSYNFKLKAVILGPLTFLKLSENQYYKNEEELMKDYALIVNSLLKNIKSDVVEIHEPSIFQKGIKKDLLNTLPEIYNTMLENINNEIHLLTYFDINFDRLENYMKLPATIYGFDVTESNKNKLGRLYQFLKGKQVYFGILDSRTTKMEKIVTIKRIVSTASEKGIERLILGNSSFNDFIPEIIVQKKFKLLQKAKEMILNG from the coding sequence ATGAGAATAGAAACAGCACTAATCGGGAGCTATCCTAAACCAGTGAGAATCGCTAAAATAATTTCAAAGAAAAATAATGGAAAAATATCTGAGGAGAAATATCTGGAGCAAATATTCAATTTTATGAGTAATTTTTTTGAGATGATGAAATCCTTTAATGTTGATTTTACTACAGACAGTATGATAGAGTGGGATGATATTGCAGACTTAACATATTCTTTCCTTACCAATGTTAAAAAGGGAAGTCTAACGAGATTTTTTGACAATAACTTCTACTATAGACAAATTGTAATAAATGAAAAACTGAAGTACAAAGAGGATAATACATACATTAAATATTTTGAAAAAGCTAAAGAGCTTTCAAAAAGTTATAATTTTAAACTTAAAGCAGTAATTTTAGGACCATTAACTTTTCTTAAACTTTCTGAAAATCAATACTACAAAAACGAAGAAGAGTTAATGAAGGACTATGCTCTAATAGTAAACTCACTACTGAAGAACATAAAAAGCGATGTAGTAGAAATTCACGAACCCTCAATTTTCCAAAAAGGAATAAAGAAGGACTTATTGAACACTCTTCCAGAAATTTACAATACAATGCTAGAAAATATAAACAATGAAATACATTTATTAACTTATTTTGATATAAATTTTGATAGATTAGAAAATTATATGAAATTGCCAGCAACTATTTATGGATTTGACGTGACTGAAAGCAATAAAAATAAGCTTGGTAGGCTGTATCAATTCCTAAAAGGAAAGCAAGTATATTTTGGAATCCTAGATTCAAGGACAACAAAAATGGAAAAAATTGTTACAATTAAAAGAATAGTTTCTACTGCATCCGAAAAAGGAATAGAAAGGTTAATTTTAGGTAACTCCTCCTTTAATGATTTTATACCAGAAATAATAGTTCAGAAAAAATTTAAATTATTACAAAAAGCAAAGGAGATGATCTTAAATGGATGA
- a CDS encoding PIN domain-containing protein, which translates to METSRLGNNKNLGVLVDTNILLYIYHGFDPFEKIIQFLDYKPVFYIPNIVLKELNKFLNSKSIIMNKKANLALQYLNTYKNYWKSIEGYENMRVDDALIQICKDYDLFLFTNDTRLRHKAKLKGVRVIYLRQKSKNIKVDIII; encoded by the coding sequence ATGGAGACTAGTAGGTTGGGGAATAATAAAAATTTAGGAGTATTAGTTGATACTAATATACTTCTTTATATATATCACGGTTTTGATCCTTTTGAGAAGATAATTCAATTTCTAGATTATAAGCCAGTTTTCTATATACCTAATATAGTTCTAAAAGAGTTAAATAAATTTCTTAATTCTAAAAGTATTATTATGAATAAGAAAGCCAATTTAGCTTTACAATACCTTAATACATATAAAAATTATTGGAAAAGCATAGAAGGTTATGAAAACATGAGAGTTGACGATGCACTTATACAAATATGCAAAGACTACGATTTGTTTTTATTTACAAATGATACTAGACTTAGACATAAAGCTAAGCTTAAAGGGGTAAGAGTTATTTATCTAAGACAGAAGAGTAAAAATATAAAGGTAGACATCATTATCTAG
- a CDS encoding CbiX/SirB N-terminal domain-containing protein gives MYGVLLVLHGSKIKEWQDVAIQYANLLRKYFDLVEYGFIEFNQPSITEAAKKLASNGVDTIIVVPLLFAAGTHFKRDIPKQLEEIKGVKIMIAEPIGVDERIAEILKERVEEVLRSSTRS, from the coding sequence ATGTATGGAGTATTATTAGTTCTACACGGTAGTAAAATTAAAGAATGGCAAGATGTTGCAATTCAATACGCCAATCTTTTGAGAAAATATTTTGATTTAGTTGAATATGGCTTTATAGAATTTAATCAACCTAGTATAACAGAAGCTGCAAAGAAATTAGCTAGTAATGGTGTAGATACAATTATTGTAGTTCCCTTACTATTTGCAGCTGGTACTCACTTTAAAAGAGATATACCAAAACAATTAGAAGAAATAAAAGGTGTAAAAATTATGATTGCAGAACCTATAGGTGTTGATGAAAGGATCGCAGAAATTTTAAAAGAAAGAGTTGAAGAAGTTTTAAGAAGCAGCACCAGAAGCTAA
- a CDS encoding DNA-directed RNA polymerase, whose translation MFKLIKAKGIIRIPPEYFGQPLDEIALQILRQEYQEKMIKDLGLVLAVLDAKVSEEGYIIFGDGATYHEVSFEMLAFVPIIQEVVEGEVNQVDNYGVYVNIGPVDGLAHISQITDDNLKFDQNRGILIGERSKKIIQKGDRVRARIISVSTSGGRMPRIALTMKQPYLGKIEWISQELTKASK comes from the coding sequence ATGTTTAAACTAATTAAAGCAAAGGGTATAATACGCATTCCTCCTGAGTATTTTGGGCAACCACTAGATGAAATAGCACTACAAATTTTAAGGCAAGAATATCAAGAAAAAATGATTAAAGACCTTGGTTTAGTCCTCGCTGTACTAGACGCTAAAGTAAGTGAAGAAGGATATATTATATTCGGAGATGGTGCAACGTATCATGAAGTTAGTTTTGAAATGCTAGCTTTTGTTCCAATAATTCAAGAAGTTGTAGAAGGTGAAGTTAATCAAGTAGATAATTATGGGGTTTATGTAAATATAGGACCAGTTGATGGATTAGCACACATTTCACAAATCACTGATGATAATCTTAAATTTGATCAAAATAGGGGAATTCTTATAGGAGAAAGGAGCAAAAAAATAATACAAAAAGGGGATAGAGTTAGAGCAAGGATTATTAGTGTATCTACAAGTGGTGGAAGAATGCCTAGAATAGCTTTAACGATGAAACAACCGTATTTGGGAAAAATTGAATGGATATCACAAGAGTTAACAAAGGCGAGTAAATAA
- a CDS encoding 30S ribosomal protein S15 has translation MNKKRPNGKSHSTRPVRSGAPKWVRFTREEVELLVEELAKKGYSPSMIGIILRDQYGIPLVKQITGKKLTKILEEKGLAPKIPEDLFNLIRKAANVRRHLFEHPKDKRAKKGLEEIESKIRRLADYYKRIGKLPKEWKYEPEKAELLASGAAS, from the coding sequence GTGAATAAGAAACGTCCTAATGGTAAGTCACATTCTACAAGGCCAGTTAGAAGTGGAGCACCTAAGTGGGTTAGGTTTACTAGAGAAGAAGTAGAATTATTAGTAGAAGAATTAGCCAAAAAAGGTTATTCACCTAGTATGATAGGTATAATTTTAAGAGATCAGTACGGTATTCCTCTAGTAAAACAAATTACTGGAAAAAAACTCACTAAAATCCTAGAAGAAAAAGGGCTTGCTCCAAAAATACCCGAAGACTTGTTTAATTTAATTAGAAAAGCAGCGAACGTAAGGAGACACTTGTTTGAACATCCTAAGGATAAGAGGGCTAAAAAAGGATTAGAAGAAATAGAATCTAAAATTAGAAGACTTGCGGATTACTATAAGAGAATAGGTAAATTGCCTAAAGAATGGAAATATGAGCCAGAGAAAGCAGAGCTATTAGCTTCTGGTGCTGCTTCTTAA
- a CDS encoding 30S ribosomal protein S6e, producing MPDFKIVISDPQTKESKIKKVKVKVSDQIQSIQGEKEGKALPIAKINQKLKEELGLDTLLTLQTIKQEGDKKVKVKTHFKIEIDNNVPSDEVWIAASIAEKYGANEFEAEAYRTKSFQLSIDQSKLSNIIGAKIGDVIELNVSGIPLKVKITGGSDNSGFPMRYDVPGGAKRKLLLSGPPGFYPEEDGMRRKKTVRGNMITQDIVQINTIIIR from the coding sequence TTGCCAGACTTTAAAATTGTTATATCTGATCCACAAACAAAAGAATCTAAAATAAAGAAAGTAAAAGTAAAAGTATCTGATCAAATTCAATCAATTCAAGGAGAAAAAGAAGGAAAAGCTTTGCCCATTGCGAAAATAAATCAGAAGTTAAAGGAGGAATTAGGTTTAGATACTTTACTAACATTACAAACAATAAAACAAGAAGGAGACAAAAAAGTGAAAGTAAAAACCCATTTTAAAATAGAAATTGACAATAATGTTCCCTCTGACGAAGTTTGGATTGCAGCTAGCATAGCAGAAAAATATGGAGCTAATGAGTTTGAAGCAGAAGCTTATAGGACTAAATCTTTTCAATTATCTATAGATCAATCAAAATTAAGCAATATTATAGGAGCAAAAATTGGTGATGTAATAGAATTAAATGTGTCTGGAATACCTCTAAAAGTAAAGATAACTGGTGGATCTGATAATTCTGGTTTCCCAATGAGATATGATGTTCCAGGTGGAGCCAAAAGAAAGCTATTATTAAGTGGACCTCCAGGTTTCTATCCAGAAGAAGACGGAATGAGAAGAAAAAAAACTGTTAGAGGAAATATGATTACACAAGATATAGTTCAGATTAACACTATAATTATTAGGTGA
- the eif2g gene encoding translation initiation factor IF-2 subunit gamma produces MSWPQVQPEVNIGVVGHVDHGKTTLVQAITGVWTSKHSEELKRGMTIKLGYAEASIGVCPNCNKPEAYVTEYSCNQCGSDEKPQFLRKVSFIDAPGHEILMATMLSGAALMDGALLVVAANEPFPQPQTREHFVALGIVNIKNLIIVQNKVDVVSKEEALKQYKQIKEFLKGTWAEDAPIIPVSALHKINIDALIEGIQKYIPTPQRDLSKDPIMLVIRSFDVNKPGTPYNELKGGVIGGSIIQGKLEIGDEIKILPGLRHEKPGGKVEYEPLYTTITSIRFSDLEVKEAKPGGLVALGTELDPSYVKADSLVGSVVVKSSNKNVSVLWNLKIENYQLLERVVGAKELVKVENIKKGEVLMLTLGSATTLGVAKNIKNDELEVELKRPLVVWDKDLRVVISRQVSGRWRLVGWGIIKI; encoded by the coding sequence TTGTCTTGGCCACAAGTTCAACCAGAAGTTAACATAGGTGTAGTTGGCCATGTAGATCATGGTAAAACTACATTAGTCCAAGCGATTACTGGAGTTTGGACTTCAAAGCATAGTGAAGAATTAAAGAGAGGTATGACGATAAAACTTGGATATGCAGAAGCTAGTATAGGTGTATGCCCCAACTGTAACAAGCCAGAAGCATATGTTACAGAATACTCTTGCAATCAGTGTGGAAGTGACGAAAAACCACAATTTCTTAGGAAAGTATCTTTTATTGATGCACCAGGGCACGAAATTTTAATGGCTACAATGTTATCTGGAGCAGCACTTATGGATGGCGCGTTACTTGTTGTAGCAGCTAATGAACCTTTTCCTCAACCACAAACAAGAGAGCATTTTGTTGCTTTAGGCATTGTTAATATAAAAAATTTAATTATAGTACAAAATAAGGTAGACGTAGTAAGCAAAGAAGAAGCGTTAAAACAGTATAAGCAAATAAAAGAATTTCTAAAGGGTACCTGGGCTGAAGACGCTCCAATAATTCCAGTCAGTGCGTTGCATAAAATTAATATCGATGCGTTAATAGAAGGAATTCAAAAGTATATCCCAACTCCTCAGAGAGATCTTAGCAAAGATCCAATCATGTTAGTTATTAGAAGTTTTGATGTAAATAAGCCTGGGACTCCTTATAATGAACTGAAAGGAGGAGTAATTGGAGGTAGTATTATTCAAGGAAAACTAGAAATAGGAGACGAGATAAAAATCTTACCAGGATTAAGGCATGAAAAACCTGGCGGTAAAGTAGAGTATGAACCGCTTTACACAACAATTACTTCTATTCGCTTTTCTGATTTAGAAGTAAAAGAGGCTAAACCGGGTGGTTTAGTAGCTTTAGGAACTGAATTAGATCCTTCCTATGTTAAGGCTGATAGTTTAGTTGGTAGTGTAGTAGTTAAATCGAGTAACAAAAATGTTTCTGTTTTATGGAATTTAAAAATTGAAAACTATCAATTACTAGAAAGAGTTGTTGGAGCAAAAGAATTAGTTAAGGTCGAGAATATTAAGAAAGGCGAGGTACTGATGTTAACATTAGGTTCAGCAACTACCTTAGGTGTAGCAAAAAACATTAAGAATGACGAATTAGAAGTAGAATTAAAAAGGCCTTTAGTAGTATGGGATAAAGATTTAAGAGTTGTTATAAGTAGACAAGTTAGTGGAAGATGGAGACTAGTAGGTTGGGGAATAATAAAAATTTAG
- the spt4 gene encoding transcription elongation factor subunit Spt4: MPGKNKEFKACKNCRALVPQDTPKCPVCGSISFSDDWSGIVIILDPESETAKLFGATVPWRYAIIVK; this comes from the coding sequence ATGCCCGGAAAAAATAAAGAATTTAAAGCTTGTAAGAATTGCAGAGCATTAGTACCACAAGATACACCTAAATGCCCAGTTTGTGGATCAATTAGCTTCAGCGATGATTGGAGCGGAATTGTAATCATTTTGGATCCTGAGTCAGAAACAGCAAAATTATTTGGGGCTACTGTACCTTGGAGATACGCAATAATAGTGAAATAG
- a CDS encoding CDC48 family AAA ATPase has translation MSQEVSLRVSEARQRDVGKKIARLSDYTMRKLGIETGDYIEIIGPNGSALAQAMPSYDISDDEIKIDGYIRKSIGVGIGDDVKVKKANVTPATKITLAPTQPIRFDRSFVEYVKDQLMNKPLAKGETIPVPIYTGTLDFIVINTQPSNYVYVTESTNLEIREEPAKESELGGYPKVTWEDIGDLEEAKQKIREIVEWPLRHPELFQRLGIEPPKGILLYGPPGNGKTLLARALANEVGASFYTINGPEIMSKFYGESEQRLREIFEEAQKNAPAIIFIDEIDSIAPKREEVTGEVEKRVVAQLLTLMDGIKGRGKVIVIGATNRPDAVDPALRRPGRFDREIEIRPPDTKGRKEILQVHTRNMPLAEDVDLDKLAEITYGYTGADLAALAKEAAMNALRRFIAEKKINLEQERIPAEILKELKVTMQDFLEAMKSIQPTLLREVYVEVPKVHWNDIGGLEEVKQQLREAVEWPLRFSELFNKSGITPPKGILLFGPPGTGKTMLAKAVATESGANFIAVRGPEILSKWVGESEKAIREIFRKARQAAPTIIFFDEIDAIAPMRGLTTDSGVTERIVNQLLAEMDGIVPLNKVVVIAATNRPDILDPALLRPGRFDRLIYVPPPDKRARAEILKVHTRNVPLAEDITLDELAEKTEGYTGADIEALVREATINAMRKIFNDCDKKAKDQCQNNVDCYNSKMRDCMNNAKVIVTKEDFNKALEVVKPSLTAADIQRYERLAKELKRSVL, from the coding sequence ATGAGCCAAGAGGTCAGTCTAAGAGTAAGTGAAGCTAGGCAAAGAGACGTAGGAAAAAAGATTGCAAGATTATCAGATTACACGATGAGAAAACTTGGGATTGAAACTGGAGATTACATTGAAATAATAGGTCCAAATGGTTCCGCCCTAGCTCAAGCTATGCCTTCTTATGATATTTCTGATGACGAAATAAAGATTGATGGGTATATTAGGAAATCTATAGGAGTGGGGATCGGCGATGATGTAAAGGTAAAGAAAGCTAATGTAACTCCAGCAACAAAGATAACTCTTGCACCTACACAGCCAATAAGATTTGATAGAAGTTTCGTAGAATATGTGAAAGACCAACTAATGAATAAACCGTTGGCAAAGGGAGAAACAATACCAGTCCCAATTTACACTGGTACATTAGATTTCATAGTAATAAATACTCAACCTTCAAATTATGTATATGTTACAGAGTCTACAAACCTTGAGATAAGAGAAGAACCAGCTAAAGAAAGTGAATTGGGCGGATATCCTAAAGTAACATGGGAGGATATAGGCGATTTAGAAGAGGCTAAACAAAAAATCAGAGAAATAGTTGAATGGCCTTTAAGGCACCCTGAATTATTCCAAAGATTAGGGATCGAACCACCTAAAGGAATCTTGCTATATGGTCCTCCAGGAAATGGTAAAACTTTACTTGCTAGGGCATTAGCTAATGAGGTTGGAGCTAGTTTTTATACAATTAACGGCCCAGAAATTATGAGTAAATTCTATGGTGAGAGCGAACAAAGACTAAGAGAAATATTTGAAGAGGCACAGAAAAATGCCCCAGCTATAATATTTATTGACGAAATAGATTCTATCGCACCTAAAAGAGAGGAAGTTACTGGTGAAGTTGAGAAGAGAGTTGTAGCACAACTATTAACATTAATGGACGGAATTAAAGGTAGAGGAAAAGTAATAGTAATAGGTGCTACAAATAGACCAGATGCGGTAGATCCAGCACTAAGAAGGCCTGGAAGATTCGATAGGGAAATAGAGATTAGACCTCCAGATACTAAAGGAAGAAAAGAAATCCTACAAGTACATACAAGAAATATGCCATTAGCAGAAGATGTAGATTTAGATAAACTTGCAGAAATTACATACGGATATACTGGAGCAGATTTAGCAGCATTAGCAAAAGAAGCCGCTATGAATGCGTTAAGAAGGTTTATAGCTGAGAAAAAAATAAATCTTGAACAAGAAAGAATTCCTGCTGAAATTTTAAAGGAATTAAAAGTTACTATGCAAGATTTCTTAGAGGCTATGAAATCTATACAGCCAACTCTCCTTAGAGAAGTTTATGTTGAAGTTCCAAAAGTTCATTGGAATGATATTGGTGGTCTTGAAGAGGTTAAACAACAGCTTAGGGAAGCGGTAGAATGGCCTTTAAGATTTTCAGAACTATTTAACAAAAGCGGAATAACTCCGCCTAAGGGTATTTTGTTGTTTGGTCCTCCTGGTACTGGTAAGACTATGCTTGCTAAGGCTGTTGCTACTGAGAGTGGTGCTAATTTTATTGCTGTTCGTGGTCCTGAAATCTTATCAAAGTGGGTTGGTGAGAGTGAGAAGGCTATTAGGGAAATATTTAGGAAGGCTAGGCAAGCAGCACCAACAATAATATTCTTTGATGAAATAGATGCAATAGCACCAATGAGAGGACTAACAACAGACAGTGGCGTAACAGAAAGAATAGTAAACCAACTACTAGCAGAAATGGACGGGATTGTGCCCCTAAATAAGGTTGTCGTTATTGCTGCTACTAATAGGCCTGATATTCTTGATCCTGCTTTGTTGAGGCCTGGTAGGTTTGATAGGTTGATTTATGTTCCTCCGCCAGATAAGAGGGCTAGGGCTGAGATTTTGAAAGTTCATACTAGGAATGTGCCATTAGCTGAAGATATTACATTAGACGAGCTAGCTGAAAAAACAGAAGGCTACACAGGTGCAGATATTGAAGCTTTGGTAAGAGAAGCTACAATTAATGCTATGAGAAAGATATTCAATGATTGTGACAAGAAAGCCAAAGATCAATGTCAGAATAATGTTGATTGTTATAATAGTAAAATGAGGGATTGTATGAATAATGCAAAAGTTATTGTAACAAAAGAAGATTTTAATAAAGCTTTAGAAGTAGTTAAACCAAGTTTAACAGCAGCTGACATACAAAGATATGAAAGACTAGCAAAAGAATTAAAGAGGTCAGTATTATGA